The genomic region GCAGTGCCTCGCCCGACGCCACCACCCGTACGCCCTCGGCGAGCTGCCGTGCCGAGGCGTCCTTCAGGAGGAACCCGGAGGCGCCTGCCCGGAGGGCCTGGTAGACGTACTCGTCGAGGTCGAAGGTGGTCAGGACGAGCACCTTGGCGTCCGCGTCGGCGGCGACGATCTCCCGGGTCGCCTCGATTCCGTTGAGCTCGGGCATCCGGATGTCCATCAGGACCACGTCGGGCCGCAGCGCGGCGACCTGCGAGACCGCCTGCCGCCCGTCGACGGCCTCGCCGACGACCTCGATGCCCGGCATCGCGTTGAGCAGCACGGAGAAACCCTCGCGGACCATCATCTGGTCGTCGACGATCAGGACCCGGATGGGCGACTCGGTCACGCGCCCTCACCGTCCTCCGCGCCGGTGCGCCGCGCCGGTACGGGCAGGAACACGGCGACCTCGTAGCCACCGTCCCCGGACGCCCCCGCGGTCATCTCCCCGTTCAGCATCGCGACCCGCTCCCGCATCCCCGTGATCCCGTGCCCGGCACCCGGCGACGGCTTGACCAGCCCCCGCGCGGGGCCGTTGACGACACGCACCCCGAGTCCGCCGAGCACATAGCCGATCTCCACCTTGGCGGTGGCGCCCGGCGCGTGCCGGAGCGTGTTGCTCAGCGCCTCCTGGACGATCCGGTACGCCGACAGCTCGACGCCCTGCGGAAGCTCCCGCACCGCGCCGGTGACGGTCTTCTCCGTCTCCAGGCCCGTCTCGCGGACGTTGTCCAGCAACCGGTCGAGCTCGGCGAGCGTGGGCTGAGGGGCGTCCGGCGCCTCGTAGTCCTCCGCCCGTACGACACCGAGGACGCGGCGCAGCTCGGTGAGCGCCGCGACGGCGTTCTCCCGGATGGTCACGAACGCCTGCTCCAGCTCGGGCGGCGGATTCTCCACCCGGTACGGGGCGGCCTCGGCCTGGATGGCGACGACGGACATGTGGTGGGCGACGACGTCGTGCAGCTCACGGGCGATCGTGGTGCGCTCCTCCAGGAGCGTGCGCCGGTCGCGCTCCACGGCGGTGACGGTGCGCTGCACGGTCACCTCCCGCTGGGCCTCTCGACGCACCTGCACCAACGCGACGAGGAGCAGGGCCAGCGCCGAGACGACGGCCATGGGCTGGGTGCTGGAGGAGTAGGGCCCGGCGAAGTTCCCCAGGACGGATCCGACGAGCAGGGTGATCAGCCACATCCAGACGGCCGTGCGCGGCCGGGTCCTCGCCGCCACGACGATCAGCACGCCCAGGTGACAGGCGAAGGCACTCCCGCCCCACGGCCAGTCCCCGCTGCTCAGGCCGGCCACCAGGGGGATGGAGGCGATCGACACCCAGAACGCGAGCACGGGGCGGACCAGCGTCATCATCAGCACGGCGGGCGGCACGAACGCGGTGATGCCCGTCACCGTGCCGAACGGGGAGTAGGTGTTCGCGGTGAAGACGCCGTCCATCCCCGCGATCAGCGCGACCAGACCCACCACCGCGTGCGGGAACCAGACGGCTCCCTTCCGGACCGTCCCCGGCAGTCGCCGGATCACGGGCCCGTCCGGGCCCAGCGGGCTCAACGGGCGGTAGTCGAGTACGTTCTGGAACAGGTCCTGGCGCAGGCCGGCTATCGCCCCGGCTGCCGCCTGGTGCTCCGGGCTTCGGAACTTGGTCTCGGTCACGAGTCCCAAGGTAGGCGTCGCCCCCTGCCCCGGTCGTCAGCAGTGATACGGATCCTTCGCCGTCCGTCGCAAGTACTACCAGGCCAGCTGAGCGATCTCCTCTGCCACCACGGCGCAGGCATCCGCCGACGGGTCGATCAGCGGGAAGTGCCCCACCCCGTCCAGCAGCGTCAGCCCCACCATCTCCCCGGCCTTCGCCGCGGCGTCCACGAACGCCTCCGTCACAGCCTGCGGCACCGTGATGTCGTCCACGCCCTGGACGACGGCGGTCGCGATCCCCGTCGGCAGCAGCAGGGCCGGATCGACGTGCGCGCTCCGCGCCTCGAAGTCGTCCACGCCGCCCAGGAGCTGGTGCAGCGCACCCGAGCAGACATCGAGCTCCACCGCGCTCGCGAAGTCCCCGATCGGCGCCAGCGCGACCACCCCTCGCAGCGGCGGAGCGGCGGGCAGCCGCCACGGCGAACCCTCGGGGAGCACGTGCCGGGCGGCCGCCCACAGGGCTAGCTGCCCGCCGGCCGAGTGCCCGGTGACCACGGTCTTACGGAGGTCCGCCCCCGGCAGCTCCCGGGCCGCCAGCGCCGGCAGGGCGTCCATCGCTGCGGCCACGTCGTCGAAGGTCTCGGGCCAGCGCCCGGCGACCGGGCCCGCCGCACCCTGCCGCGGGATGTCGCCGCCGCGCCGGTACTCCACGTTGGCCACCGCGAAGCCGCGCCGCGCGAGGAAGTCCGCGAACGGCGAGACGTGCTGACGGTCGTACGGCGCCCGCCAGGCCCCGCCGTGCAGCAGGACGACGAGCGGTGCGCCGGCCCGGCCGTCCCGCGGCGCGAAGAAGTCGATCACCTGGTCGGGGTGGCTCCCGTAGGCCGCTGACCCGTCCGGGGCGACCACCGGATGGGCGAACGCCGACTCGGTCTCGGCGGCGTCACGATCACGCGCGGCAGAATCCGACATGCTGCTCCAACCGTCCTGGGCCCGTGCCCAACTGGACTGACCTGCGGGGACGGTACCAGTACGACGAACCGCCGCCGTACGGGCCCGGAGTGTGGACCCGCACGGCGGCTAAGGGTCGGGCCGACCGTCCCGTGGCGCGCCCCCACAGGACGGTCGGACTCAGACGGCCAGCACTTCGGCGAGGATCCGGGCCGCCCGCTCCGCGTCGGCGAAACCGACGTACAACGGGGTGAAACCGAAGCGCAGGACGTCCGGGCGGCGCAGATCGCCGACCACACCACGCTCGATGAGCGCGCGCATCACCGCTTCCGTCTCGTCCGCGTTCTCGCACCGCAGGGAGACCTGGCTGCCGCGCTGCGCATGGGCGGCCGGGGTGACCGGGGTGACCCGGCCCTCGGGGACGTAGGCGGCGACGCACTCCAGGAAGAAGTCCGTCAGCGCCAGGGACTTGGCCCGCACGGCCTCGACCTCGACGCCTTCCCAGACGTCCAGCGACGCCTCCAGGGCCAGCATCGACAGGATGTCCGGGGTGCCGACCCGGCCCCGTACGGAACCGTCCGCGGGGGCGTATCCGGGAGTCATCGCGAACGGGTCGGCGTGCGAGGTCCACCCGGGCAGGGGCGAGTCGAAGGCCGCCTGATGGCGTTCGGCGACGTACAGGTAGGCCGGCGAACCGGGGCCGCCGTTGAGGTACTTGTACGTGCAGCCGACGGCCAGGTCCACGCCGTGCGCGTCGAGGCCCACCGGCAGGGCGCCGGCGCTGTGGCACAGGTCCCAGACAGCGAGCGCACCGGCCTCGTGGACGGCTGCGGTGAGGCCGGGCAGGTCGTGCAGCCGGCCCGTGCGGTAGTCGACGTGGTTCAGCAGGACGGCCGCCGTGCGCGGGCCGAGGGCGGTCCGCACGTCGGCCGGGGCGACAGGGACGACGCGGTGGCCCGTCATCCGGGCCGCCGACCCGGCGATGTACCCGTCCGTGGGGAAGGTCGTCGCGTCGACGAGGATCTCGTCGCGCCCCTCGGGGGCGAGGCGGGTCGCCGCGACGACCGCCTTGAAGACGTTCACGCTGGTGGAGTCGCCCACCACGATCTGTCCGGCGGCCGCCCCGACCAGCGGGGCGATCCGGTCGCCGATCCGCTCGGGCGCGGTCCACCAGCCGCTCTCGTCCCAGGAGCGGATGCGCAGCGAGCCCCACTCCCGGGCAATGACGTCCTGCATGCGCGCGGGGACGTGGCGGGGCAGGGCGCCCAGCGAGTTGCCGTCGAGGTAGACGGTGTCGTCGAGGGTGAACAGCTCGCGCAGGGCGGCCAGTTCGTCGGCGGTGTCGAGCGCCTCGGCGCGCTCCTTGAAGTCAGACATGGCTACGCGCCGTCCACAGCTCGGGGAACACGCTCTTGGTGGCCCGCTTCTCCAGCCAGGCGACCCCGGCGGATCCGCCGGTGCCGGTCTTCGACCCCATCGCCCGCCGGGTGGCGGTCAGATGGTCGTTGCGCCATCGCCACACCAGCTCGCCGACATCGGTCAGCACCTCGCCGAGCCGCACGAGCTCGGCGTTCTGGTCCGCGTCGGCGTAGATCTCCGCCCAGACGGCCTCGACCGCGGGGGACGGCTCGTACTTCTGCGAGAGGTCCCGCTCCAGCACCGACTGCGGCACCGCGTATCCGCGCCGGGCGAGCAGGGCGAGCGTCTCGTCGTAGAGCCCGGGTTCATGGAGCGCCTTCTCCAGCTCGGCGTGGACCCGGGGGGCGCCCCGGTGCGGCACGAGCATGGAGGCGGACTTGTCGCCCAGCAGGAATTCCATCCGGCGGTACATCGCCGACTGGAAGCCGGACCCCTCACCGAGCGACCCGCGGTAGGAGTTGAACTGGGCGGGGGTGAGGCCGGCGAGCGGCTTCCAGGAGGCGTTCAGCGCCTCCAGCTCCCGCAGCGAACGCTTCAGGGCGTCGCGGGCGACCGGTATGCGGTCCTCCCGCAGGGCGTGCGCCGCCGTCTCCCACTCATGGACGATGACCGTGAACCACAGCTCCATGACCTGGGTGGTGACCAGGAAGACCATCTCGCCGGGATCGTCCGAGCGCAGATGCTGGAGGTGGGTCAGGACATCCGCCTGGACGTAGTCCTCGTACGGAGTCGTTCCCGCGAAGTCCAGGTGCGGGTTGTCCGCACCGGTGGCTTCGGGGTCGGGGTGGTTCGTCGACATTTCTGTCTCCTCGACACGAGCTTCCGGGTAGCGGTCCGCCCCTTCCTCTGAGGTGGTGGAGCTCCGGTCCCCTGCTCGGCATCCTAACGGCCTTCCGCAGGACGCGCCGGGGCCCCGCGGGCTGCTGCCCGCGGGGCCCCGGAATGCGGGTTCGGCTCAGCCCAGGATGTCGGCGGCGGTCTGCGAGGAGTCGCGCAGGAAGGCCGAGCAGCGCTCGTACTCCTCCTGCTCACCGATCGCCTGCGCGGCGCGAGCGAGGGCGTGCAGGGCACGCAGGAAGCCGCGGTTCGGCTCGTGCTCGAACGGGACGGGGCCGTGGCCCTTCCAGCCCGCGCGGCGCAGGGCGTCGAGCCCCCGGTGGTAGCCGGTGCGCGCGTACGCGTACGACTCGACGACCCGGCCGCCCTCGTACGCCTCGTCGGCGAGCTGCGCCCAGGCCAGCGAGGACGTGGGGTACTTCGCCGCGACATCGGCGGGCGCCGTGCCGCTCGCGAGCAGCTCGCGCGGCTCCGGGTCGTCGGGCAGGTGGGTCGGGGCAGGGCCCCCGAGAAGGTTCTCGTGGATGGACATGGTTCAAGTGTGCCTGGGGCGGGGCTCCGGCTCCAACGGCGGGGCCGAGACCCCGCAGTGCATGGAACACTCCGGCCTGCGCTCCGGCCGGGTCCCGGGAGTCGTACGTACGGCCCACCAGGCGATCACCGAGCCCGCCACCAGCAGGCCCGCGCACATCGGCATGGCCCGCCGGAACGTCGAGGCGAACTCCCCCGCCTCGCGGTACGCCTCCGGGCCCATCCCGGCCAGCAGCGGGAGCGCGGCCACCGCGAGCAGCCCCGCCGCCCGGGCGGCCGCGTTGTTGATGCCGCTGGCGAG from Streptomyces sp. QL37 harbors:
- a CDS encoding response regulator transcription factor; amino-acid sequence: MTESPIRVLIVDDQMMVREGFSVLLNAMPGIEVVGEAVDGRQAVSQVAALRPDVVLMDIRMPELNGIEATREIVAADADAKVLVLTTFDLDEYVYQALRAGASGFLLKDASARQLAEGVRVVASGEALLAPTVTRRLITEFSKIADAPRPPAMSRIGDLTERETEVLVLIAQGLSNLEIASHLVVAESTIKTHVSRILVKLGLRDRTQAAVFAYEARLVTPG
- a CDS encoding histidine kinase, whose protein sequence is MTETKFRSPEHQAAAGAIAGLRQDLFQNVLDYRPLSPLGPDGPVIRRLPGTVRKGAVWFPHAVVGLVALIAGMDGVFTANTYSPFGTVTGITAFVPPAVLMMTLVRPVLAFWVSIASIPLVAGLSSGDWPWGGSAFACHLGVLIVVAARTRPRTAVWMWLITLLVGSVLGNFAGPYSSSTQPMAVVSALALLLVALVQVRREAQREVTVQRTVTAVERDRRTLLEERTTIARELHDVVAHHMSVVAIQAEAAPYRVENPPPELEQAFVTIRENAVAALTELRRVLGVVRAEDYEAPDAPQPTLAELDRLLDNVRETGLETEKTVTGAVRELPQGVELSAYRIVQEALSNTLRHAPGATAKVEIGYVLGGLGVRVVNGPARGLVKPSPGAGHGITGMRERVAMLNGEMTAGASGDGGYEVAVFLPVPARRTGAEDGEGA
- a CDS encoding alpha/beta hydrolase, which produces MSDSAARDRDAAETESAFAHPVVAPDGSAAYGSHPDQVIDFFAPRDGRAGAPLVVLLHGGAWRAPYDRQHVSPFADFLARRGFAVANVEYRRGGDIPRQGAAGPVAGRWPETFDDVAAAMDALPALAARELPGADLRKTVVTGHSAGGQLALWAAARHVLPEGSPWRLPAAPPLRGVVALAPIGDFASAVELDVCSGALHQLLGGVDDFEARSAHVDPALLLPTGIATAVVQGVDDITVPQAVTEAFVDAAAKAGEMVGLTLLDGVGHFPLIDPSADACAVVAEEIAQLAW
- the kynU gene encoding kynureninase, whose protein sequence is MSDFKERAEALDTADELAALRELFTLDDTVYLDGNSLGALPRHVPARMQDVIAREWGSLRIRSWDESGWWTAPERIGDRIAPLVGAAAGQIVVGDSTSVNVFKAVVAATRLAPEGRDEILVDATTFPTDGYIAGSAARMTGHRVVPVAPADVRTALGPRTAAVLLNHVDYRTGRLHDLPGLTAAVHEAGALAVWDLCHSAGALPVGLDAHGVDLAVGCTYKYLNGGPGSPAYLYVAERHQAAFDSPLPGWTSHADPFAMTPGYAPADGSVRGRVGTPDILSMLALEASLDVWEGVEVEAVRAKSLALTDFFLECVAAYVPEGRVTPVTPAAHAQRGSQVSLRCENADETEAVMRALIERGVVGDLRRPDVLRFGFTPLYVGFADAERAARILAEVLAV
- a CDS encoding tryptophan 2,3-dioxygenase family protein: MSTNHPDPEATGADNPHLDFAGTTPYEDYVQADVLTHLQHLRSDDPGEMVFLVTTQVMELWFTVIVHEWETAAHALREDRIPVARDALKRSLRELEALNASWKPLAGLTPAQFNSYRGSLGEGSGFQSAMYRRMEFLLGDKSASMLVPHRGAPRVHAELEKALHEPGLYDETLALLARRGYAVPQSVLERDLSQKYEPSPAVEAVWAEIYADADQNAELVRLGEVLTDVGELVWRWRNDHLTATRRAMGSKTGTGGSAGVAWLEKRATKSVFPELWTARSHV
- a CDS encoding DUF3151 domain-containing protein, yielding MSIHENLLGGPAPTHLPDDPEPRELLASGTAPADVAAKYPTSSLAWAQLADEAYEGGRVVESYAYARTGYHRGLDALRRAGWKGHGPVPFEHEPNRGFLRALHALARAAQAIGEQEEYERCSAFLRDSSQTAADILG